One genomic segment of Candidatus Berkiella aquae includes these proteins:
- a CDS encoding F-box protein: MTDINPFSQETFPTELLAKVLSYLKPHELYGKEGAALVNKRFRDVSQIEGQINAMLCQLTAKEFYAHCKQYPHKIPFILSHEPIFSRLSVNLILDIIGLHLPLAKKILSDANLKQTLTGSDLEKLGSQHIKIAQHILADNDLWPKLNESQLVLLGKTYLKIAKQIMTTPHLRQQLQTFSLTTLGSSHLEIAEQVLIDNHLMEQLEGEDIARLGNNHLKIAKQIINDPNLLDKLDEFSLTSLGMFHLEVAQAILTNSKLVKLLGGHNLSWLGAGHLEIAQSILANKDLKQELNSHIVRLGIAHLKIAKIILTDNDLLKQLKGFELASLGSSHPKIAKKIIKNIYLSQKLNGRDLSLLAANHPEIKQKILTDSRLSIKLDGNDLERLGITCIEVAQLILADDNLKQRLDNKSLARLASCHFNIFQQILADNSEWLQQLDGWSLAMLGSAYFCVAKQILNDRTLTSKLDDEHLVSLSSESFYASQHIVNEPHISEKLEQLVKDQLNTSVAFVKKIQALATTLSQSKQRKQKVTEMESLTDTTLPAPQNFKMVAQYQLRVRKNRARLNNAPQDNLTPSRKLSKVTIRR, translated from the coding sequence ATGACAGATATCAATCCATTTTCACAAGAAACATTTCCAACTGAGTTATTAGCCAAAGTATTGAGCTACCTTAAGCCCCACGAGCTTTATGGCAAAGAGGGTGCAGCACTCGTTAATAAACGGTTTAGAGACGTCTCTCAAATTGAGGGACAAATTAATGCTATGCTCTGCCAGCTTACTGCAAAAGAGTTCTATGCTCATTGTAAGCAATATCCCCATAAAATCCCTTTTATCTTAAGCCATGAACCTATTTTTAGTCGTTTATCGGTAAATCTAATCCTTGACATTATTGGATTACATTTACCTTTAGCAAAAAAAATACTCAGTGATGCCAACTTAAAACAAACATTAACTGGGTCCGATCTAGAAAAGCTTGGCTCCCAGCATATTAAAATTGCCCAACACATATTGGCTGATAATGATTTATGGCCCAAATTAAATGAATCTCAGCTTGTCTTGCTTGGAAAGACTTATCTTAAAATTGCCAAGCAAATAATGACTACCCCTCATCTAAGGCAACAACTACAGACGTTTAGCCTGACAACGCTTGGTTCTTCACATCTTGAAATCGCTGAACAAGTATTAATTGACAATCACTTAATGGAACAATTAGAGGGAGAAGATATTGCAAGACTTGGCAATAACCATCTAAAAATTGCCAAGCAAATAATAAACGATCCAAACTTGCTAGATAAATTAGATGAATTTAGCCTCACCTCTCTGGGTATGTTCCATCTTGAAGTCGCTCAAGCAATACTGACGAATAGTAAATTAGTCAAACTACTAGGAGGACACAATCTTTCATGGCTTGGTGCTGGACATCTGGAAATTGCACAAAGCATACTAGCCAATAAAGATTTAAAACAAGAACTCAATTCACACATTGTAAGGCTTGGCATAGCACATCTTAAAATTGCAAAAATAATACTGACTGATAATGACTTGCTGAAACAATTAAAGGGATTTGAACTGGCAAGTCTTGGCTCATCACATCCTAAAATAGCTAAAAAAATAATAAAAAACATTTATTTAAGTCAAAAATTGAACGGGCGAGATCTTTCACTCCTCGCTGCAAACCACCCTGAAATCAAACAAAAAATCTTGACAGACAGTCGCTTATCAATAAAATTAGATGGAAACGATCTTGAACGGCTTGGTATCACATGTATTGAAGTTGCTCAATTAATTCTCGCAGATGATAACTTAAAGCAAAGATTAGATAATAAATCTCTGGCAAGGCTAGCTTCGTGCCATTTTAACATCTTCCAACAAATACTCGCTGACAATAGCGAGTGGTTGCAACAATTAGATGGATGGAGCCTCGCAATGCTGGGTTCAGCGTATTTTTGTGTCGCGAAACAGATACTCAATGATCGTACATTAACGAGCAAACTTGATGACGAACATCTTGTATCGCTTTCATCAGAGAGCTTTTATGCATCACAACACATCGTTAATGAACCTCATATTAGTGAAAAGCTTGAACAACTTGTCAAAGACCAACTCAATACTTCTGTTGCATTTGTCAAAAAAATTCAAGCACTTGCTACTACGTTAAGTCAATCTAAACAAAGAAAGCAAAAAGTAACGGAAATGGAAAGCTTAACGGACACGACGCTGCCTGCTCCTCAAAATTTTAAAATGGTTGCTCAATATCAATTAAGGGTACGTAAAAATCGAGCAAGATTAAATAATGCACCACAAGATAATTTAACCCCGAGCCGAAAATTATCAAAGGTAACTATCCGACGCTAA
- the rpoE gene encoding RNA polymerase sigma factor RpoE: MRQRVEPNKRINVDYELVEQVRLGDKQAFDLLVIKYQFKILKLVNRYVNDPSEAMDVAQESFIKAYRALDKFRGDSAFYTWLYRIAINTAKNHVVSQSRRMIEADVETVDMEQTLTKANLKEYSAPEKLLLDDEIEHAVYEVIAHLPKELRTAITLRELEGMSYEEIAGIMACPVGTVRSRIFRAREAIERRIKPLLNET; this comes from the coding sequence ATGCGCCAGCGTGTAGAGCCAAATAAGCGCATCAATGTGGATTACGAACTCGTAGAACAGGTACGTCTAGGAGATAAGCAAGCATTTGATTTATTGGTCATTAAATATCAGTTTAAAATCTTAAAGCTTGTCAATCGTTACGTGAATGATCCCAGTGAAGCAATGGATGTTGCCCAAGAGTCTTTTATAAAGGCCTATCGTGCTTTAGATAAATTTCGTGGTGATAGTGCTTTTTATACATGGCTGTATCGTATTGCAATTAATACAGCAAAAAATCACGTTGTTTCTCAAAGTCGCCGTATGATTGAAGCGGATGTTGAAACCGTTGATATGGAACAAACATTAACTAAAGCTAATCTGAAAGAATATTCAGCTCCAGAAAAATTATTACTAGATGATGAAATTGAGCATGCTGTTTATGAAGTGATTGCACACTTACCTAAAGAACTACGCACTGCTATTACCCTAAGGGAATTAGAAGGGATGAGCTATGAAGAAATAGCCGGTATTATGGCTTGTCCGGTAGGCACGGTTCGATCTAGAATATTCAGAGCACGTGAAGCGATTGAAAGGCGGATCAAACCGCTATTGAATGAAACATAG
- a CDS encoding DUF924 family protein yields the protein MLEKVNEILHFWFGTDKNNYLANAACWWKKDPAYDQEINERFSQVHQYAVSGRLNEWINQPQSCLAYIILVDQFSRNMYRETPLAFAYDNLALAAFEHGKEQKLDKDLPLVQRLFFYMPLEHSEDIQHQKLCLALMKQLEQEARELAPNYLSLMEQSFDYAQKHYDVIQQFGRFPHRNAILNRESTQEELVFLSLPNSSF from the coding sequence ATGTTAGAAAAAGTCAATGAAATTCTTCATTTTTGGTTTGGAACCGATAAAAATAATTATCTCGCAAATGCAGCCTGCTGGTGGAAAAAAGACCCAGCGTATGACCAAGAAATAAACGAAAGATTTTCACAGGTGCATCAATACGCGGTGAGTGGCCGCTTGAATGAGTGGATAAATCAACCACAATCGTGCTTAGCCTATATCATTTTAGTCGATCAATTTTCACGAAATATGTACCGTGAAACTCCGCTTGCTTTTGCCTACGATAACCTGGCTTTAGCGGCTTTTGAGCATGGTAAAGAGCAAAAATTAGATAAAGATTTACCTTTAGTGCAACGGTTGTTTTTTTATATGCCATTAGAGCACTCCGAAGATATTCAGCATCAGAAACTGTGTTTAGCGTTGATGAAACAATTAGAGCAAGAAGCGCGTGAATTAGCGCCGAATTATCTTAGCCTTATGGAGCAATCCTTTGACTATGCGCAGAAGCATTATGATGTTATTCAACAATTTGGTCGTTTCCCACATCGCAATGCCATTCTAAACAGAGAAAGTACGCAAGAAGAACTGGTTTTTCTCAGTTTACCCAATAGTTCATTTTAA
- a CDS encoding RseA family anti-sigma factor, with translation MDAKDVNDNREHNLELLSAMIDDELSIAEKNHLLTQIKADAVLQEKWRHFYIVKTIMRKKSQVPASINELTSQMMIHASEESHLANLHHPEQH, from the coding sequence ATGGACGCCAAGGATGTCAATGACAATCGCGAACATAACCTAGAATTATTATCTGCGATGATCGATGATGAATTATCGATTGCCGAAAAAAATCATCTTTTAACACAAATTAAAGCCGATGCTGTTTTGCAAGAAAAATGGCGTCATTTTTATATCGTTAAAACGATTATGCGCAAAAAATCGCAAGTACCAGCAAGTATCAATGAATTGACGAGCCAAATGATGATTCATGCAAGTGAAGAATCACATTTAGCGAATCTTCACCATCCAGAACAACATTAA
- a CDS encoding HDOD domain-containing protein has protein sequence MDLSLNASATFFMDLLEAIERNRLPLPTQPEIAMAIQEVSQNPYVTIEELEGIIGKDPALTARIIRLANSPLVRGRVAINSLENAISRLGVRFVSNMAIGLAMEQLFLAKHKVIEQKLNDAWKHSGQIAATSYVIANYTKKFAPDEAMLAGLLHEIGILPILTYAETQPELLKNLNVLDELIQNHYAKLGEAILNSWQFPPNIANIPQNMTQYYRKIPKADLADVILVAKIFVLEGTPHPLAQIDRTEIPAFNRLGLDPKENLLLKPALQEPLMAAEAIFK, from the coding sequence ATGGATCTATCCCTCAATGCATCCGCTACCTTCTTTATGGATCTTCTTGAGGCCATTGAACGAAATCGACTTCCACTCCCGACCCAACCCGAGATTGCAATGGCTATTCAAGAAGTTAGCCAGAACCCCTATGTTACGATTGAAGAGCTTGAAGGCATTATCGGCAAAGATCCTGCCTTAACCGCACGTATTATTCGACTTGCCAATAGCCCCTTAGTTCGGGGGCGTGTTGCCATTAATAGTTTAGAGAATGCCATTAGCCGTTTAGGAGTGCGCTTTGTTTCAAACATGGCGATTGGTTTAGCCATGGAACAGTTATTCCTTGCCAAACACAAAGTGATTGAGCAAAAACTAAACGATGCCTGGAAACATAGTGGACAAATTGCAGCAACTTCGTATGTGATTGCGAATTATACTAAAAAGTTTGCCCCCGATGAAGCAATGCTTGCGGGCTTGCTACATGAAATTGGCATCTTACCTATTCTTACTTATGCTGAAACACAACCAGAATTATTGAAAAATCTTAATGTGCTCGATGAATTAATCCAAAATCATTATGCAAAACTTGGCGAAGCCATTTTAAACTCATGGCAGTTCCCTCCCAATATTGCCAACATTCCGCAAAACATGACGCAGTATTATCGCAAAATTCCTAAAGCAGATTTAGCTGATGTGATTTTGGTTGCAAAAATCTTCGTTCTAGAAGGAACACCTCATCCTTTAGCCCAAATTGATAGAACTGAAATTCCTGCGTTCAATCGATTGGGTCTTGATCCTAAAGAAAATCTGCTGTTAAAACCTGCTTTGCAAGAGCCATTAATGGCGGCTGAAGCGATTTTTAAATAA
- a CDS encoding FAD assembly factor SdhE, with translation MLELDLFLVPFFENKYDSLPLAEQGNFEEMLHHTDPELLSWLMGHETPTVANIQTIVTKIREFRLQN, from the coding sequence ATGCTTGAGCTCGATTTGTTTTTGGTTCCTTTCTTTGAAAATAAATATGATAGCTTGCCTCTGGCTGAACAAGGCAATTTTGAGGAAATGTTGCATCATACCGATCCTGAATTACTGAGCTGGTTGATGGGGCATGAAACCCCTACCGTTGCTAATATACAAACCATCGTAACGAAAATTCGTGAATTTAGACTGCAAAATTGA
- the ygfZ gene encoding CAF17-like 4Fe-4S cluster assembly/insertion protein YgfZ has product MHTKWQAFSPSIEASQIGFCELSSLGALIVSGQDAETFLQGQLTVNLKTITDDQSQLGAHCNLKGRMQSLFRIFKLSQGSESRYLLIAAASLIPHAIQNLKKYALFSKVKLEQAEGLRYFGLVGEASSDFLTALMSEQVNAVAGGGTTYLPQPEGDLIICRLPGSIPRFMVILATSLAESFIQAMQKTTQGLSTEQWEALDIQAGIPSLYPNTEDLLLPHHVNLPELKGVSFDKGCYLGQEIIARMHYKGKIKRHMYRALLAESTEPPPCPGDQVIILDAPNEAPGIVVRSAKVKQGFELLVVLDEQYADFSKIRFKKADGPKLHRLDLM; this is encoded by the coding sequence ATGCATACTAAATGGCAAGCATTTTCACCCTCCATCGAGGCAAGTCAGATTGGTTTTTGCGAGCTCTCTTCCCTTGGCGCATTGATTGTAAGCGGCCAAGATGCAGAAACATTTTTACAAGGTCAGCTAACCGTTAACCTGAAAACCATTACCGATGATCAAAGTCAGCTTGGCGCTCACTGTAATCTAAAAGGGCGCATGCAATCTTTATTTCGAATTTTCAAATTATCCCAAGGATCAGAGTCTCGTTATCTTTTAATTGCTGCTGCCAGCTTGATCCCCCATGCAATTCAAAATCTAAAAAAGTACGCCCTATTTTCTAAAGTCAAATTAGAGCAAGCGGAAGGCTTGCGATATTTTGGCTTAGTCGGTGAAGCATCCTCTGATTTCTTGACAGCGTTAATGAGCGAGCAAGTCAATGCCGTCGCAGGAGGAGGCACAACTTATTTGCCTCAACCAGAAGGTGACCTCATCATTTGCCGTCTACCAGGAAGCATCCCTCGTTTTATGGTCATCCTCGCAACGTCGCTTGCTGAATCCTTTATCCAAGCCATGCAAAAAACGACACAAGGTTTGTCAACGGAACAGTGGGAAGCTTTAGATATTCAAGCAGGGATCCCAAGTCTGTACCCTAACACCGAGGATTTATTACTACCCCATCATGTGAATTTACCAGAACTCAAAGGTGTTAGTTTTGATAAAGGCTGTTATTTAGGGCAAGAAATTATTGCCCGAATGCACTACAAAGGCAAAATCAAACGCCATATGTACCGTGCCTTGCTGGCTGAAAGCACAGAACCCCCACCCTGCCCAGGCGATCAGGTTATTATTTTAGATGCACCCAATGAAGCGCCTGGTATTGTCGTGCGTAGTGCCAAGGTTAAGCAGGGATTTGAGTTACTGGTTGTACTAGATGAACAGTATGCTGATTTTAGCAAAATTCGCTTCAAGAAAGCTGATGGACCAAAACTTCATCGTCTAGACTTAATGTAA
- a CDS encoding F-box protein: MTDINPFSQETFPTELLAKVLSYLEPHELYGKEGAAQVNKRFRDVSQIENQIKETLLQLTPKQLLAYAKQYPEKIPYILSHEPTFSRLSLDKIIEIAGYHLPLAQKCLADNEIKQQLPVKQLISLSKKYLEIAKSILADSDLKQELSPRNLVTLGTNHFEIANQILNNSDLKEQLDGINLALLGANHLDIAKHIIDDSDLREKLDSDDLATLSTNHLEIAKQILNNSDLKQKLNGNNLAILGEKHLEIAQFILNSSDLKQKLNGSNLASIGANHLEIAKLILNDSELNQKLISNKLNDLELQLPDEDHAWFVANHFEIAIPLLNDIALKKKADGNNLTTLGASHLEIAKQILTDDNLKQKLDGDNLATLGQEHFEIAKQILANDDLKQKLNGDNLAKLGSQHLEIAKQILADSDLKQQLNGLNLAELGAHHLEIAKKILNDSDLKQKLDGYHLPILGANHLKIAKQILADSDLKQKLNGYNLERLGENYFEIATQIMNNDTLMNKIGNNDSLIYFISLATKIQQSALELCQAPIEPHNQRTKIECLAETTFPSPEKVYMVTQQQLRATCNRTILNDPPLNDSNVNQIARQVKPA; this comes from the coding sequence ATGACAGATATCAATCCATTTTCACAAGAAACATTTCCAACTGAGTTATTAGCCAAAGTATTGAGTTATCTTGAGCCTCATGAGCTTTATGGCAAAGAGGGTGCAGCTCAGGTTAATAAACGGTTTAGAGATGTCTCTCAAATTGAGAATCAAATCAAAGAAACATTATTGCAGCTCACTCCCAAACAGCTGCTTGCATATGCAAAACAATATCCTGAAAAAATCCCATATATCTTAAGTCATGAGCCTACTTTTTCTCGACTCTCTCTGGATAAAATTATTGAGATAGCTGGATATCACTTGCCATTAGCACAAAAATGCCTAGCTGATAATGAGATAAAACAGCAATTGCCTGTTAAACAGCTTATATCACTTAGCAAAAAATATCTTGAAATAGCAAAAAGCATACTCGCCGATAGTGATTTAAAACAAGAATTGTCTCCTCGAAATCTTGTGACGCTTGGCACAAATCACTTTGAAATTGCTAATCAAATACTCAACAATAGTGATCTAAAAGAACAATTAGATGGCATTAACCTTGCATTGCTTGGCGCAAATCATCTTGACATCGCTAAACATATAATTGACGATAGTGATTTAAGAGAAAAATTAGATAGCGACGACCTTGCAACTCTTAGCACAAATCATCTTGAAATTGCTAAACAAATACTCAACAATAGTGATTTAAAACAAAAATTAAATGGTAACAACCTTGCAATATTGGGCGAAAAACATCTTGAAATCGCTCAATTTATACTTAACAGCAGTGATTTAAAGCAAAAACTAAACGGCAGCAACCTTGCAAGCATTGGCGCAAATCATCTTGAAATCGCTAAATTAATACTCAACGATAGTGAGTTAAATCAAAAATTAATTAGCAACAAACTTAATGATTTAGAACTACAATTACCCGACGAAGATCATGCATGGTTTGTCGCAAACCACTTTGAAATCGCAATACCACTACTCAACGATATTGCTTTAAAGAAAAAAGCAGATGGCAACAACCTGACAACATTGGGCGCAAGTCATCTTGAAATCGCCAAACAAATACTTACTGATGATAATTTAAAGCAAAAATTAGATGGCGACAACCTTGCAACGCTAGGTCAAGAGCATTTCGAAATAGCTAAACAAATACTTGCTAATGATGATTTAAAACAAAAATTAAATGGCGACAACCTTGCAAAGCTTGGCAGTCAGCATCTGGAGATCGCCAAACAAATACTGGCAGATAGTGATTTAAAACAACAATTGAATGGTTTGAACCTTGCAGAGCTTGGTGCACATCATCTTGAAATCGCCAAGAAAATACTCAATGATAGTGACTTAAAACAAAAATTAGATGGCTACCACCTTCCAATACTTGGTGCAAATCACCTTAAAATCGCCAAACAAATACTGGCAGATAGTGATTTAAAACAAAAATTAAATGGCTATAACCTTGAAAGGCTTGGCGAAAATTACTTTGAAATCGCCACTCAAATTATGAATAATGATACGTTAATGAATAAAATAGGCAACAATGATAGCCTTATTTATTTTATTTCACTTGCAACGAAAATTCAGCAGTCTGCTCTTGAGCTATGCCAAGCACCTATAGAGCCTCACAACCAAAGAACTAAAATAGAGTGCTTAGCAGAGACCACATTTCCTTCCCCAGAGAAAGTTTACATGGTTACTCAACAACAACTCAGGGCTACTTGCAATCGCACGATATTGAACGATCCGCCACTAAATGATTCAAACGTTAACCAAATTGCGCGCCAGGTAAAACCAGCATGA
- a CDS encoding protein YgfX: MNLDCKIDLGRSKQLSCWLWLLSAFACFCTLYALPWFLALIILPLIIFYSLSLLRQQGWRNSKQAIIAIQRRRHATWYLQTASLQGWLVRYQGRAFRSPWLMIVTFQKITDKRNITVVITKDAVSSQHYTDLLAWLWI; the protein is encoded by the coding sequence GTGAATTTAGACTGCAAAATTGATTTAGGACGTTCTAAACAATTAAGCTGCTGGCTTTGGTTGTTAAGCGCTTTTGCCTGCTTTTGCACACTCTATGCTTTGCCTTGGTTTCTGGCATTAATAATCTTGCCGCTGATTATCTTTTATAGCCTTAGCCTATTACGTCAACAGGGTTGGCGTAATTCTAAACAGGCCATTATTGCTATTCAACGAAGAAGGCATGCAACATGGTATTTGCAAACAGCTTCATTACAAGGATGGCTTGTTCGCTATCAGGGAAGGGCATTTCGTAGTCCGTGGTTAATGATTGTCACCTTTCAAAAAATAACGGATAAGAGGAATATCACGGTAGTCATTACCAAGGATGCGGTTTCTTCGCAACACTACACGGATTTATTAGCTTGGCTGTGGATTTAA